One stretch of Arachis hypogaea cultivar Tifrunner chromosome 20, arahy.Tifrunner.gnm2.J5K5, whole genome shotgun sequence DNA includes these proteins:
- the LOC112785506 gene encoding F-box protein At2g35280-like translates to MAGGSMKNKKKRNAAKKIREKGTVSVEYECQLNLLPRDIWVRIATKVASYSIKDLFNMQATCKVFWGAARSDAVYKEASMLDLPIASFLYYYGRPENRFLECCAKAGNPTALLWVWMTEFVWIGHCIGGMDTLTMAATGGDLEAYYMCAMLLLSHGKEDEEHIRKGLEFFEIVCDSGALERCREVFRQVFAGRWVEVKPLDLGEPEVCWSTSCCTRGTMGDVEDLSR, encoded by the coding sequence GGTTCCatgaagaacaaaaagaaaaggaacGCAGCCAAGAAGATCAGAGAGAAAGGGACCGTATCCGTTGAGTACGAATGTCAGCTGAATCTTCTTCCTCGCGATATATGGGTTAGGATTGCCACGAAGGTTGCGTCGTATTCGATTAAGGATTTGTTCAACATGCAGGCGACTTGCAAGGTGTTTTGGGGTGCAGCGAGGTCCGATGCTGTTTACAAGGAGGCGTCGATGTTGGACTTGCCAATTGCGTCCTTTTTATACTACTATGGCCGTCCTGAAAACAGGTTCCTAGAATGCTGCGCGAAGGCAGGAAATCCGACTGCCCTACTCTGGGTGTGGATGACTGAATTCGTCTGGATTGGTCATTGCATCGGTGGAATGGATACTCTGACTATGGCTGCAACTGGGGGCGACTTGGAAGCCTATTACATGTGTGCGATGCTGCTACTGTCTCATGGCAAGGAAGATGAAGAGCACATCCGAAAGGGActtgaattttttgaaattgtATGTGATTCTGGGGCGCTCGAAAGGTGCAGAGAGGTCTTCAGGCAGGTATTCGCGGGTCGGTGGGTGGAGGTTAAGCCGTTGGATCTTGGAGAGCCCGAGGTTTGTTGGTCTACCAGTTGCTGTACCAGAGGCACCATGGGTGATGTGGAAGATTTATCccgctga
- the LOC140182968 gene encoding protein FAR1-RELATED SEQUENCE 5-like, translated as MKGKALVSIITDGDRQMTSAIEQVFPEAHHRLCAWHILRNATSKIGKPKFTRMFRDYMLGDYEVGIFQRKWFDMVEKFGIADKRWVQEMYERRHSWTTTHEVEDDFECAKDDPVMTTNLKQLERSAAENYTQAIFYLFVPILDRACAMRVVDSEDNGSYFIHTISRYGTLGKDWHVVATSEMSEVRYMCMRMECFGVPCEHILTVLVLNNVHEIPRSLILPRWTKDA; from the exons ATGAAAGGGAAGGCTCTCGTGTCCATAATAACCGATGGTGACAGGCAAATGACGTCTGCGATCGAGCAAGTTTTTCCAGAGGCTCACCATCGACTCTGTGCTTGGCACATACTCCGAAATGCCACGAGCAAAATCGGAAAGCCTAAATTCACCAGGATGTTTAGGGATTACATGCTTGGCGACTACGAGGTCGGAATATTCCAGAGAAAGTGGtttgatatggtggagaaatttggCATCGCCGATAAAAGATGGGTACAAGAGATGTACGAGAGAAGGCACAGTTGGACCACAACACAC GAAGTGGAGGATGATTTCGAGTGTGCAAAGGATGACCCTGTTATGACCACCAACCTGAAACAGTTGGAGCGGAGTGCAGCTGAGAACTACACTCAGGCAATATTCTATTTGTTTGTTCCCATCCTTGATAGGGCCTGTGCAATGAGGGTGGTTGATTCTGAAGATAACGGTTCGTATTTTATCCACACCATCTCTCGATACGGCACTCTGGGAAAGGATTGGCATGTTGTTGCAACGTCTGAAATGAGTGAGGTCCGATACATGTGCATGAGAATGGAATGTTTCGGGGTTCCCTGTGAACATATACTTACGGTGCTTGTTCTTAACAATGTTCATGAGATCCCAAGGTCTCTAATATTGCCGAGATGGACCAAGGATGCATAA